The nucleotide window TTATTGGCCACCATTTTCTGTCTGATGCCATTAATGCATGAAAACAGAGGTCTCAATTGCAAAATGTGAATCTGCATTATGATCATTCAATATATCCACAGGCAGATCTAGCGCGGATTGTGTGAGTTCAACTGAATCCATTACTTTCATTTAGAATcggtgaattttttttatataaaatttatacatataataAGATTACACTTATTTTGAATCCACCAGAATTAGATCCTGAATTCAACTAAAGAATATATGTATGCATCTGATGTTGCATGGTGTGGTGTGTACATAGTTTTTTCTTATTAGCGACcttttttgtgtttaatttgTTGCATCTCTTAAGTCtcaggaaaagaataaaatttgatttctaATAATTCAGTGCATATTTTGCCAACAAACATCAGGGGAAGTGGGTCTTCCATTCATGTAGGAGGCACTTGATTTCCATAACTGTGACACAATTGATCGTTTTTTCAAGCTATTCAATGAAAAATGTGTATCTGATATACTAGCAATCGCGAATATAAATCCAGGCATTTTCTGAATCGAGGGTCTATCGAATACAACCTTCTCATggttatttaatatttttacagTTAGAAGTAAGGAAAATGATACATTCAGTTGATAATTGGCTGCAAAGGCAGGCAAGTGCCCCTGTGGCAGGAGTACCTGGTATGCCCTTAAGATCTAGTGACAATGTTCATGATTTAACTGGAAATGCAGTACTTCTGCATGGAGAATTGGACTTGTGTATTATAGAGGCATGCTCACTTCCAAATCTTGACGCGAAATGTCTTCccatgttttcttggaaaagcAAGGACAGCACCAACGCATCAGGATTGGTAGATACTAGTGATCCCTATGTATCTGTGTGTCTAGCTGGGGCAAGTATAGCTCGAACAGCGGTGATTCCAAATGATGAAAATCCGACATGGAATGAACGTCTGTGTATACCAGTTGCTCACGCTGTAGACAAAGTAGAGTTTATTGTCAAGGATAATGATAAAGTAGGTGCTGAACTGATAGGAATAGTGGCGATACCTTCTAGTAAAATTGCTGAAGGTAATCGAATAAATGGTTGGTTCCCGATTTGTGGATCCTCCGGTGCTCCCTTGGAAACTGATGCTCAACTGCATCTGTCAATCCATTATACGCCAGCAACAGAGAACCCTTTGTATAAAAATGGTGTTGGTAATGAGGCTGATCAAAAGGGAGTGCCGCACACTTATTTTCCTCTACGAAAAGGAGGAGATGTTACACTTTATCAAGACGCTCATGCGCCTGATGAAACACTTCCTGAAATCCTATTAGATAATGGCAAGGTCTTTAAGCATAATAAATGTTGGGAAGACATATGCCATGCCATGTTGGAAGCACAACATCTAATATATATTGTTGGTTGGTCCGTCTATCATCTTGTTAGAATCATAAGAGAACCTACAAGGCCAGTGCCTTCTTCTGGGTGGCTAGAGCTGGGGGAGATGCTAAAGTACAAGTCACAAGAAGGCGTTCGTGTGATATTGCTGATTTGGGATGATAAAACTTCGAATGATGATTTATTCCTCAAGACGGTAATATAACTGAGTAGTTAGTTAATGATTTGTTTCTTGAGTATCCTTTTGTAGTCTTGTTTAGATGGTATCACAACTTAGAACTCGATCGTAAGTTTCTAAATGTTGGTCATATTGTTCTGTGAATTTGAATGCAGGAAGGTGTAATGCAAACTCATGATGAAGAGACCAAAAAGTTCTTTAAACACTCAAGTGTCCACTGTATTCTTTGTCCTCGTTCTGCTAGCAGTAAGCTTAGCATTTTCAAGCAGCAGGTACCTTTTTTGTATTTTACTATTGAATAGCTGGCAAGATGAATTCTTGTGTCCATGATTtctgttaaaaaaaattcttgtatTTTGAACAGAGATCTAAGTTTATTCACTTCAGACAGAAATTCAGCTGGAGAACTGTTTGGAaagctttttattttgtttatactGGTGATTTTTGTTTATGTGCAACTGCTTGGAAATCATCATCtgtatcattttcttcttgatCAAATGAAAACCTTTTACTGCAGGTTGTTGGAAACATTTTTACACATCATCAGAAATGTGTGATTGTTGACACACAAGCAGCTGGCAATGATAGAAAGATTACTGCTTTTGTTGGAGGCCTAGATTTATGTGACGGACGATATGATACTCCTGAACACAGACTGTTTAGTGATCTTGAGACCGTCTTTGAAAATGATGTTCACAATCCCACATTCACAGTAAGGCATCTCGTTGAAGCTTTCCAACTGAGGTTTTTGTTTGACAGTATATATGACATATACCATGTTTATGGATTATCCAAGCAACTTAACAACTAAGATAACTTTTTCTTCATGTTAATTATGAGAGAATAGGTGAAAATGAACATTGCTATAACCATTGTCAAAGGTATATTTCCCATGCTACTAAGATTCTCATGAGGGCAATAAGTTTGTTAAcagtaatttttatttctttcatatgAATGTCTACTGTATCTTTTCATTCACTAGTATTGTCTCAGAGACTTATACGATATGTACAGAGTAGCTCAGGTGGACCAAGAGAACCATGGCATGATTTACACAGCAAGATCGAGGGTCCTGCTGCTTATGATGTTTTGACAAACTTTGAGCAGAGATATAGAAAGGCTATAAAATGGATTAGAATAAAAAAATGCAAACCAGGGTTAGATTCATTACTTAAGTTAGAGAGGATTCCATCAATCCACATGCCTGCTGCTGGACCGGATGGTGACCAAGTAGTTCATGTCACAAAGGAAGAAGATCTGGAAAATTGGCATGTTCAGGTACTAGACATGTTTCTCCGATCCTGTATATGTTGTGTTCTTCTGTTATCTTAAATGTTTAAGTTTCACTATAATTACTTCCTATAACGGTTTCCAGGTTTTCCGATCAATAGATTCAGGGTCTGTTAAAGGGTTTCCGAAAGACGCTAAAGAAGCAAGAGCTCAGGTAGCACTAAGTTTTATAAAGACCAGTGTTCTATCTGCAACTAGTTTCAATGTTATTGTGGGTAGGTGCTTTGTCTGAAATCAAGTCAGCATGTCAAGATGAATGCCTAATTTTGACTGTTCAATAACAGAATCTTGTCAGTGGAAAGAACTTGAGGATAGACAGAAGCATACACCTGGCTTACGTGAAAGCAATTCGATCTGCTCAGCATTTCATTTACGTAGAGAATCAGTATTTTCTTGGTTCTTCATATTGCTGGCCGTCCTACCGAAATGCAGGTATATATTGTTCTATCTCGAATTCAACGTTCATCCTTGAATCTTATAGAGGTAGTCTAAGGTTTGCCTAGCAAAAGAATACTCTTATACACAGAAAACTTGCTTATGATATAGTTGGTGATTTTAGGGGTATTATCCGATGCAACCTGCTAAGGTTCAAACCTCATCATTCATTTTTCTAATTTGTAACTTCTGTATCCTAGTAAGGCATAAACATGTCCAGATTTTCCTTATAAATATTCAGATTTCAAATTGATAATGGAAGGACATAAAGCTTGATTCACACACAAGGTTCCTATAGGTATAGAAAAACAGGTGTCTTTTGTACAAAACCATATCTTTTTGTAGGTTTTCTACTTGTACACGTATGTGTTTTGCCCTTCTTTTAATTCTATCTATAAGAAAATGATACAAATGAATGAGCATTTTGAGCTATTTAACAAGAAAATCTGACATGCTCACTGAAAATGAATTATGTTTGTGTATTGTATGTAATTATCAGGTGCGAATAACCTTGTCCCTATGGAAATTGCTTTGAAAATTGCCAGCAAAATAGCAGCAAGTGAACCGTTTGCTGCATACATAGTGATTCCAATGTGGCCTGAAGGTATCCCAACCAGTAACGCCGTGCAGGAAATTCTCTTTT belongs to Solanum stenotomum isolate F172 chromosome 1, ASM1918654v1, whole genome shotgun sequence and includes:
- the LOC125853717 gene encoding phospholipase D delta-like, translating into MIHSVDNWLQRQASAPVAGVPGMPLRSSDNVHDLTGNAVLLHGELDLCIIEACSLPNLDAKCLPMFSWKSKDSTNASGLVDTSDPYVSVCLAGASIARTAVIPNDENPTWNERLCIPVAHAVDKVEFIVKDNDKVGAELIGIVAIPSSKIAEGNRINGWFPICGSSGAPLETDAQLHLSIHYTPATENPLYKNGVGNEADQKGVPHTYFPLRKGGDVTLYQDAHAPDETLPEILLDNGKVFKHNKCWEDICHAMLEAQHLIYIVGWSVYHLVRIIREPTRPVPSSGWLELGEMLKYKSQEGVRVILLIWDDKTSNDDLFLKTEGVMQTHDEETKKFFKHSSVHCILCPRSASSKLSIFKQQVVGNIFTHHQKCVIVDTQAAGNDRKITAFVGGLDLCDGRYDTPEHRLFSDLETVFENDVHNPTFTSSSGGPREPWHDLHSKIEGPAAYDVLTNFEQRYRKAIKWIRIKKCKPGLDSLLKLERIPSIHMPAAGPDGDQVVHVTKEEDLENWHVQVFRSIDSGSVKGFPKDAKEARAQNLVSGKNLRIDRSIHLAYVKAIRSAQHFIYVENQYFLGSSYCWPSYRNAGANNLVPMEIALKIASKIAASEPFAAYIVIPMWPEGIPTSNAVQEILFWQGQTMSMMYKIIAQALENAGISQFFHPQDYLNFYCLGNREAKKRGGDGDNPTPQEHTHELAQKFRRFMIYVHSKGMIVDDEYVLLGSANINQRSLSGSRDTEIAMGAYQPHYTWAKKEAHPHGQVYGYRMSLWAEHLGRVEEGFMDPQTIECVRRVNKIARRNWQAFVADEYKPMKGHLMQYPVHVSKNGEVTALPGFECFPDVGGKILGAPTNLPDALTT